Genomic window (Polaromonas sp. JS666):
CTATGCCGACAAGCTGTTCAAACTGTTCAGCCAACTGAATCTGCCCGAAGCCTACGAAGGCACCGGCGCGGGACTGGCAATGGCCCTGCGTATCACCGAACGCATGGGTGGCCGCATCTGGGCGGAGTCATCTCCCGAGCAGGGCGCCACGTTTTTCCTCAACCTTCCAAGCCCACCATGAGCATTTTCACGCTAGACATCTTGCTGGTTGAAGACAGTCGAAGTGACGTCGAGCTGTTCATGCTCGCCCATCAGGTGAACGGGTCGGCTGCGACCATCAGGGTCGCGCGTGATGGCATGGAGGCGGTGGAAGTCCTCCTCGGTGGCGAGGGCCGATCCGGGGACGCCCAGGGCGCCCTGCCCCGACTGGTGTTGCTTGACCTGAACATGCCAAGGCTTAACGGGTTTGAAGTGCTGGAGCGGCTGCGCGCCGATGAGCGCACACGGCAGCTTCCTGTGGTGATCTTCAGTGCGTCCGATCAAAGCTCGGACATACTTGAGGCCAAGCGTCTGGGCGCCAATGGCTACGTCCGCAAGCCTGTGGGTTTCGAGAATCTGTGCGCGACCCTGGCGCAGTTCGAACGCGACTGGCTGAGCGCCGACCTTGCTCCACGGCATCCGGCAGGATGACTGTGCAATTGGGCCCTCATCATGAACATTTCCGCGCCTGACATCCTGCTGGTTGAAGACAGCCCCACTTCAGCCGAACTATTCGTGTTCGCCCTCGAGGCCAACCAGTCGGCCGCCACCATCCAGGTCGTGCGCGACGGTGTGCAGGCCCTGGACTTCCTGCTGGGTGGCGCCACCCCATCCGGGAGCGCTGGCAACGCCCTGCCTCGTCTGGTGTTGCTGGATATTCACATGCCGAGGCTTAACGGGTTCCAGGTGCTGGAGCGCCTGCGTGCCGATGAGCGGACGCGGTTTCTTCCGGTGGTGGTCCTTAGTTCCTCCGACAAGGAGTCGGACAGGCGCGAGGCCTATCGGCTTGGTGCCAATGGCTGCATCTCCAAGCCCATGGGGTTCAAGGACTCTTGCGAAGCTATCGCCCAGCTCGAACGCGAGTGGCTGGGGGCGGTCGTGCCTGCGCAGAATCCACCGGAATGACTATGCAATTGCTCTCCCCATCTGCGACATGATCACGAAAATTTCACCTAGGCAGCCTGCCGCTGCAGGATGCTGTCGCGCAGCGCGTGCAGAAAGCCCTTCACCGCGGGCGACAGGTCTTTTTTTCTGCGCGTGATGATGCCCAGCTTGGCCATGGACATCGGCAGTTCCACCGGCAAGATCGCGACCAGCCCATAGTTCGCATAGTGCTGTGCCACGTCCAGCGGAACCACCGAGATCATGTCGCTGGCCTCCAGCAGCGAGGTGGTTGCGAGGATGGACGAGGTCTCGACGATGTCGGGGGGCGCCGCCAGGCCGGCGTGCTGCAGCGCCTGCTCGACGCGGCGCCGCATCGGGCTGCCCAGCGGATGCAGGATCCAGGTTTGCGCGACCAGGTCGGCCAGCGTCACCTTGGCGAGGTCAAGCAGCGGATGGCCCGGCCGCGCCACCACGCTCATCGGTTCGCCCTCCAACTGCTCGATCTCCAGATCCTCGTCATAAAACTGGTCCGGCAGGCGCCCCAGCACCACATCGAGGTCACCGCGCAGCAGCGCCGGCATCAGCAGGTCGCTGGTGTCGACCTGCAGGGAAACGCGCACGCGCGGGTGGCCGGCCTTGAAGCGCGCCAGGCCCTGGGTGAGCAGGACTGGCGTGGCGCCCATGACGCTGCCGATGCGCACCAGCCCGGCCGCCCCTGCAGCCAGGGCCGCCATTTCGTCACCGGCGTACTCGAAATCGTGCAGCACGCCGCGCGCGTAGCGGATCATCACCTCACCGTACACCGTGGGCTCCATGCCGCGCGAGTGCCGCTCAAACAGCGCCACGCCCAGGCCTTCTTCGAGCTGCTGCAGCAGCGCCGTGGCAGCGGGCTGGGTGGTATGAATGGCCGCCGCCGCCCGCCGGAGGTTGCGGTGCTCATCCAGGGCGTTCAGCAGCATGATTTGCCGGCTCTTGATGCGCAGCCGGCGAAACAGGTTGGCGGGAACGGGTGGGCTATCGGTGATCGGGTCCATTGTGATATCAAAAATAGTATCGCAATATACCAAAATAAGATTGGATTGATATCGCCAATCTTTATAAGCTGTGCCATCCATTTCAACCATTTCAACCACAGGCAAGGCAAACGTGACTACAACCATCACCCGGCTCTCGGTTCGCGACATCCGCTTCCCCACCTCGCGCTCGCTCGATGGCTCGGACGCCATGAACGCGGCGCCCGACTATTCGGCCACCTACGTGGTGCTGCACACCGACGCCGCGCAAACGCTGGAAGGCCATGGGCTGACCTTCACGATTGGCCGCGGCAATGAAATCTGCGTGGCGGCCGTCAACTCGCTGGCTTCGTTCGTGGTGGGCCGCACGCTCGAAGACATCACCGCCGACATGGG
Coding sequences:
- a CDS encoding response regulator gives rise to the protein MSIFTLDILLVEDSRSDVELFMLAHQVNGSAATIRVARDGMEAVEVLLGGEGRSGDAQGALPRLVLLDLNMPRLNGFEVLERLRADERTRQLPVVIFSASDQSSDILEAKRLGANGYVRKPVGFENLCATLAQFERDWLSADLAPRHPAG
- a CDS encoding response regulator, whose amino-acid sequence is MNISAPDILLVEDSPTSAELFVFALEANQSAATIQVVRDGVQALDFLLGGATPSGSAGNALPRLVLLDIHMPRLNGFQVLERLRADERTRFLPVVVLSSSDKESDRREAYRLGANGCISKPMGFKDSCEAIAQLEREWLGAVVPAQNPPE
- a CDS encoding LysR family transcriptional regulator produces the protein MDPITDSPPVPANLFRRLRIKSRQIMLLNALDEHRNLRRAAAAIHTTQPAATALLQQLEEGLGVALFERHSRGMEPTVYGEVMIRYARGVLHDFEYAGDEMAALAAGAAGLVRIGSVMGATPVLLTQGLARFKAGHPRVRVSLQVDTSDLLMPALLRGDLDVVLGRLPDQFYDEDLEIEQLEGEPMSVVARPGHPLLDLAKVTLADLVAQTWILHPLGSPMRRRVEQALQHAGLAAPPDIVETSSILATTSLLEASDMISVVPLDVAQHYANYGLVAILPVELPMSMAKLGIITRRKKDLSPAVKGFLHALRDSILQRQAA